The following coding sequences are from one Oryzisolibacter sp. LB2S window:
- a CDS encoding AlpA family phage regulatory protein, with product MQPDTVSRRYNRAPAQTLQALHIPEALLKIQTVIAVTGLSESTIRRKVAEGKFPAPIKDGARCTRWVAANVSNWLRAKVAAKEAL from the coding sequence ATGCAACCCGATACCGTTTCCCGCCGATATAACCGCGCACCAGCGCAAACCCTTCAAGCGCTCCATATCCCCGAAGCGCTCCTCAAAATCCAGACCGTGATCGCCGTCACGGGCCTGTCTGAATCGACCATTCGCCGCAAAGTGGCCGAGGGCAAATTCCCCGCCCCCATCAAGGACGGCGCCCGCTGCACCCGCTGGGTTGCTGCCAACGTGTCCAACTGGCTGCGCGCAAAGGTGGCCGCAAAGGAGGCGCTGTAA
- the pgeF gene encoding peptidoglycan editing factor PgeF: MKAESESVTHTLIHDWLRPDWPAPAHVHALCTTRNGGVSAPPFDSLNLGHHVGDDPAAVRANWAVLQAALDAAAGRPVHLAWLHQVHGTVVQPLDCASVPGRDADACTTTLPGVACTVMAADCLPVLLTNRAGTRVAAAHAGWRGLAAGVLEAALQSFWQETPAGQAPEAINTVASQRGQEILAWLGPCIGPQAFEVGDEVRAAFCAQDPQAARHFQPQGRAGKWLADLAGLARQRLRAQGVTALYGNDGSTPWCTVANASRFFSHRRDSARLGGSGRMAACIWLGG, encoded by the coding sequence ATGAAGGCCGAATCTGAATCCGTGACGCACACCCTCATTCACGACTGGCTGCGGCCCGACTGGCCCGCGCCCGCCCATGTCCATGCCCTGTGCACCACCCGCAACGGGGGCGTGAGCGCGCCACCCTTTGACAGCCTCAACCTGGGCCACCATGTGGGCGATGACCCCGCGGCCGTGCGCGCCAACTGGGCGGTGCTGCAGGCAGCCCTCGATGCGGCGGCGGGCCGGCCCGTGCACCTGGCGTGGCTGCACCAGGTGCATGGCACGGTTGTGCAGCCGCTGGACTGCGCGAGCGTCCCTGGCCGCGATGCCGACGCTTGCACCACGACCCTGCCCGGCGTGGCCTGCACCGTCATGGCCGCCGACTGCCTGCCCGTGCTGCTGACCAACCGGGCGGGCACGCGCGTGGCCGCGGCCCATGCGGGCTGGCGCGGCCTGGCCGCCGGTGTGCTGGAGGCGGCATTGCAGTCTTTTTGGCAGGAGACGCCCGCTGGGCAAGCGCCAGAAGCTATCAACACCGTAGCATCACAACGTGGGCAGGAGATACTTGCCTGGCTTGGCCCCTGCATAGGCCCGCAGGCCTTCGAGGTGGGGGACGAGGTGCGCGCAGCCTTCTGCGCGCAGGACCCGCAGGCGGCGCGGCATTTCCAGCCCCAGGGCAGGGCCGGCAAGTGGCTGGCCGATCTGGCGGGCTTGGCGCGCCAGCGTCTGCGCGCCCAGGGGGTCACAGCCCTTTACGGCAACGATGGCAGCACCCCGTGGTGCACTGTGGCCAACGCCTCACGGTTCTTCTCGCACCGGCGTGACAGCGCCCGGCTGGGCGGCAGCGGGCGCATGGCCGCCTGCATCTGGCTCGGCGGCTGA
- a CDS encoding fumarylacetoacetate hydrolase family protein — protein MNYVIPPGAQASVPVLGSADQFPVHRIYCVGRNYAEHAREMGFTGREPPFFFMKPADAVLPVAAGETGRMPYPSLTHDLHHEIELVVAIGQGGRNIAAANALQHVWGYAVGLDMTRRDLQGEMKKQGRPWCIGKGFDASAPIGPITPAAQAGDVEQAAIWLQVNGADRQRSNVSQLIWNISETIEHLSKAWELQSGDLIFTGTPEGVGAVVRGDVLEGGIDGLCPLRVELV, from the coding sequence ATGAACTACGTCATTCCCCCCGGCGCCCAGGCCAGCGTGCCCGTGCTGGGCAGCGCCGACCAATTTCCCGTGCACCGCATCTACTGCGTGGGCCGCAACTATGCCGAGCATGCGAGGGAGATGGGCTTCACCGGCCGCGAGCCGCCCTTCTTCTTCATGAAGCCCGCCGATGCCGTGCTGCCCGTGGCCGCCGGCGAAACGGGCCGCATGCCCTACCCCAGCCTGACCCACGATCTGCACCACGAGATCGAGCTGGTCGTCGCCATCGGCCAGGGCGGCAGGAACATCGCTGCAGCGAACGCCCTGCAGCATGTCTGGGGCTACGCCGTGGGCCTGGACATGACGCGCCGCGACCTGCAGGGCGAGATGAAGAAGCAGGGCCGCCCCTGGTGCATTGGCAAGGGCTTTGATGCCAGCGCGCCCATCGGCCCCATCACGCCCGCGGCGCAGGCCGGCGACGTGGAGCAGGCCGCCATCTGGCTGCAGGTCAATGGCGCGGACCGCCAGCGCAGCAACGTGAGCCAGCTGATCTGGAACATCAGCGAGACCATAGAGCACCTGTCCAAGGCCTGGGAGCTGCAGAGCGGCGACCTGATCTTCACGGGCACGCCCGAGGGCGTGGGCGCCGTGGTGCGCGGCGATGTGCTCGAGGGCGGCATCGACGGTCTGTGTCCGCTGCGCGTGGAGCTCGTCTGA
- a CDS encoding NUDIX hydrolase, whose protein sequence is MIFRRPIQHCRECGAAVAYRLPDDGDTRERAICTVCGTIHYENPLMVVGTVPVLGERVLLCKRNIEPRWGKWTLPAGFMELDETTAQGAARETDEEAGAQIELGPLFSLLNVPQVGQVHIFYLATLQSDRFAPGHETIEARLFTEDEIPWDEIAFRTVKKTLEQYFADRRAGHFGMHSFDIV, encoded by the coding sequence ATGATCTTCCGCCGCCCCATCCAGCATTGCCGTGAATGCGGCGCTGCCGTGGCCTACCGCCTGCCCGACGATGGCGACACGCGCGAGCGCGCCATCTGCACCGTCTGCGGCACCATCCACTACGAGAACCCGCTGATGGTCGTGGGCACGGTGCCCGTGCTGGGCGAGCGCGTGCTGCTGTGCAAGCGCAACATCGAGCCGCGCTGGGGCAAGTGGACGCTGCCCGCGGGCTTCATGGAGCTCGACGAGACCACGGCGCAGGGCGCCGCACGCGAGACCGATGAGGAGGCCGGCGCGCAGATCGAGCTGGGCCCGCTGTTCTCGCTGCTCAACGTGCCCCAGGTGGGCCAGGTGCACATCTTCTACCTGGCCACTTTGCAGAGCGACCGCTTTGCCCCGGGCCACGAGACCATAGAGGCCAGGCTGTTCACCGAGGACGAGATCCCCTGGGACGAGATCGCGTTTCGCACCGTCAAGAAGACCCTGGAGCAGTACTTCGCCGACCGCCGCGCGGGACACTTCGGCATGCACAGCTTCGACATCGTCTGA
- the phaC gene encoding class I poly(R)-hydroxyalkanoic acid synthase encodes MSNDSGWAEGTRQFQQMLVDSWSSLFQALQPGELSKAMAMPVQPSSPVTFAPDKLAELQQQYLEELHSLLGQGMSPKVSAGADRRFAGESWAQNPLSAYSVAAYQMQARALMGLADAVEADDKTRARIRFGVEQWLAAMAPSNFLAFNAEAQKMALETHGESIAKGVANMLHDMRQGHISMTDESRFEVGRNMATTEGAVVFENDLFQLIEYKPSTPKVYERPFLMVPPCINKYYILDLQPENSVIRYAVSQGQRTFVISWRNPDESLANKTWDDYIEGAVLTAIAKVQEITGAPKINTLGFCVGGTMLTNALAVLAARKQDCVASATFLTTLIDFSDTGILDVFIDETFVRMREMQMGQGGLMKGQDLASTFSFLRPNELVWNYVVDNYLKGQTPPPFDLLYWNSDSTNLPGPYYAWYLRNFYLENKLIEPGALTVCGERLDLGKVKLPVYIYGSREDHIVPAAAAYASTQVLPGKKRFVMGASGHIAGVINPPAKNKRSHWIREDGVLPPTLAEWVEGADQLPGSWWDDWSDWLKSHGGKQIAAPKDYGRAPDFTAIEPAPGRYVKQKA; translated from the coding sequence ATGAGCAATGACAGTGGTTGGGCCGAGGGCACCCGGCAATTTCAGCAAATGCTTGTCGACAGCTGGAGCAGCCTGTTTCAGGCGTTGCAGCCAGGGGAGTTGAGCAAGGCCATGGCCATGCCCGTGCAGCCATCGTCGCCGGTGACCTTTGCCCCCGACAAGCTGGCCGAGCTGCAGCAGCAGTACCTGGAGGAGTTGCATTCTCTGTTGGGTCAGGGCATGAGCCCGAAGGTGAGCGCCGGTGCCGACCGCCGCTTTGCGGGAGAGAGCTGGGCGCAGAACCCGTTGTCGGCCTATTCGGTGGCGGCCTACCAGATGCAGGCGCGCGCCCTCATGGGGCTGGCCGATGCGGTCGAGGCCGACGACAAGACCCGTGCGCGCATCCGCTTCGGCGTCGAGCAATGGCTGGCCGCGATGGCGCCGAGCAACTTCCTCGCCTTCAACGCCGAAGCGCAGAAGATGGCGCTGGAGACCCATGGCGAGAGCATCGCCAAGGGCGTGGCCAACATGCTGCACGACATGCGCCAGGGCCATATCTCCATGACGGACGAGAGCCGCTTCGAGGTCGGCCGCAACATGGCCACGACCGAGGGCGCCGTGGTGTTCGAGAACGATTTGTTCCAGCTCATCGAATACAAGCCGAGCACGCCCAAGGTGTACGAGCGCCCCTTCCTCATGGTGCCGCCGTGCATCAACAAGTACTACATCCTGGACCTGCAGCCCGAGAACTCGGTGATCCGCTACGCCGTCTCCCAGGGGCAGCGCACCTTCGTGATCAGCTGGCGCAACCCCGATGAATCGCTGGCGAACAAGACCTGGGACGACTACATCGAGGGCGCGGTGCTCACCGCCATCGCCAAGGTGCAGGAGATCACGGGAGCGCCCAAGATCAACACCCTGGGCTTTTGCGTGGGCGGCACCATGCTGACCAACGCGCTCGCCGTGCTGGCCGCGCGCAAGCAGGACTGCGTGGCGAGCGCCACCTTCCTCACGACGCTGATCGACTTCAGCGACACCGGCATCCTGGACGTCTTCATCGACGAAACCTTTGTGCGCATGCGCGAGATGCAGATGGGGCAGGGCGGCCTCATGAAGGGACAGGACCTGGCGTCCACCTTCAGCTTCCTGCGCCCCAACGAGCTGGTGTGGAACTACGTGGTGGACAACTACCTCAAGGGCCAGACCCCGCCGCCCTTCGACCTGCTGTACTGGAACAGCGACAGCACCAACCTGCCCGGACCCTACTACGCCTGGTATCTGCGCAACTTCTACCTGGAGAACAAGCTCATCGAGCCCGGCGCCCTGACGGTGTGCGGCGAACGGCTCGATCTGGGCAAGGTCAAGCTGCCGGTCTACATCTATGGCTCACGCGAGGACCACATCGTGCCCGCCGCCGCGGCCTATGCCTCGACCCAGGTGCTGCCCGGCAAGAAGCGCTTCGTCATGGGCGCATCGGGCCATATCGCGGGCGTGATCAACCCCCCCGCCAAGAACAAGCGCAGCCACTGGATACGCGAGGACGGAGTGCTCCCCCCCACGCTGGCGGAGTGGGTGGAAGGCGCCGATCAGCTGCCCGGCAGCTGGTGGGATGACTGGAGCGACTGGCTCAAGAGCCATGGCGGCAAACAGATTGCCGCGCCCAAGGACTATGGCCGGGCGCCCGATTTCACGGCCATCGAGCCTGCTCCAGGGCGTTACGTCAAACAAAAGGCCTGA
- a CDS encoding transglycosylase domain-containing protein — MTFSASLRARWALWWPQIARLVRPPERWLSAHGLLWLLAALALAGLLYVLALIPFTPAISDIRKARNDEPAQLVSADGRLLAEYKWVNREWVPLKTIARPVVDALIATEDHRFYEHFGLDWRRTASALVRTVGGDRQGGSTITQQLARNLYPEDIGRAPTLTRKLKEAITALKIEWLYSKDEILETYLNTVPFLYNAYGIEMAARTYFDKSADRLNVLESATLIGMLKGTAYYNPVLNPERAQDRRNTVLAQMKKRGKLSAADYERLVKRPLRIRFERQSEVAGLAPHLAQQLRRQLIDWADENGYSLYSDGLVVRTTIDGRLQEIATQAVQRQGRQLQGVADAAWAPRSVWSAKSALVQQLVRESPRYAKAVAAGEEPEEALRKLLADGEFLRQLRQAKTRVQAGFMALDPQSGAVLAWVGSRDYNADPFDHVQAARRQPGSTFKPFVYGAAFAKGMLPTDELMDQAVEIPLGGRQVWRPTDGGRPPSDEPMSLRDGLAYSKNTITAQLMQQVGPERVVQLARAMGVRESRLEAVPALALGTSPVTLKEMVAAYGTIASGGLYRAPRVITRIEDKHGKLLAEFPGAPPERALGITAAQELRDAMRAVIDKGTGVAIRGRYGITADVAGKTGTTQDNTDGWFILMHPQLVAGAWAGFNDGRITLRSDYWGQGAHSALPMVGDVFRQALRGKIIDARERFIDEEESSWLAAATGTLRNWVYDLFGRPAGGSVGQGDPTGAAPTAPAVPPVSAPSGEPPRAPDAATQPPPEERPEIIEAPLVPLQEVMPRATTPAEPPVWVNQPDAPEPAPEQPATVPLDAAGVRIEPVQRAVAEPRAGVALMQGER, encoded by the coding sequence ATGACCTTTTCTGCCTCTCTGCGCGCGCGCTGGGCCCTGTGGTGGCCGCAGATCGCCCGCCTGGTGCGGCCGCCCGAGCGCTGGCTGTCGGCCCATGGCCTGCTGTGGCTGCTGGCCGCGCTGGCGCTGGCCGGGCTGCTGTATGTGCTGGCGTTGATTCCGTTCACCCCCGCCATCAGCGACATCCGCAAGGCCAGGAATGACGAGCCCGCGCAGCTCGTGTCCGCCGATGGGCGCCTGCTGGCCGAATACAAATGGGTCAACCGCGAGTGGGTGCCGCTCAAGACCATCGCCCGGCCCGTGGTCGATGCGCTGATCGCCACCGAGGACCATCGCTTCTACGAGCATTTCGGCCTGGACTGGCGGCGCACGGCCTCGGCCCTGGTGCGTACCGTTGGGGGCGACCGCCAGGGTGGCTCGACCATCACGCAGCAGCTGGCGCGCAACCTCTACCCCGAGGACATTGGCCGCGCGCCCACGCTCACGCGCAAGCTCAAGGAGGCGATCACGGCGCTCAAGATCGAGTGGCTGTACTCCAAGGACGAGATCCTCGAGACGTATCTGAACACCGTGCCCTTTCTCTACAACGCCTATGGCATAGAGATGGCGGCGCGCACCTATTTCGACAAATCGGCCGACAGGCTCAACGTGCTCGAGAGCGCCACGCTGATCGGCATGCTCAAGGGCACGGCCTACTACAACCCCGTGCTCAACCCGGAGCGCGCCCAGGATCGGCGCAACACCGTGCTGGCGCAGATGAAGAAGCGCGGCAAGCTCTCGGCGGCGGACTATGAGCGCCTCGTCAAGCGCCCCTTGCGCATACGCTTCGAGCGCCAGAGCGAGGTCGCGGGCCTGGCGCCGCATCTGGCGCAGCAGCTCAGGCGCCAGCTCATCGACTGGGCCGACGAGAACGGCTACAGCCTGTATTCCGACGGGCTGGTGGTGCGCACCACGATTGACGGCCGGCTGCAGGAGATCGCCACCCAGGCCGTGCAGCGCCAGGGCCGCCAGCTGCAGGGCGTGGCCGATGCCGCCTGGGCGCCGCGCAGCGTCTGGAGCGCCAAGAGCGCGCTGGTGCAGCAACTGGTGCGCGAGTCCCCGCGCTACGCCAAGGCCGTGGCCGCGGGCGAGGAGCCCGAGGAGGCGCTCAGGAAGCTGCTGGCCGATGGCGAGTTCCTGCGCCAGCTGCGCCAGGCCAAGACACGCGTGCAGGCCGGCTTCATGGCGCTCGATCCGCAAAGCGGAGCGGTGCTGGCCTGGGTGGGCAGCCGCGACTACAACGCCGACCCGTTCGACCATGTGCAGGCCGCGCGGCGCCAGCCCGGCTCCACGTTCAAGCCGTTTGTGTATGGCGCGGCCTTTGCCAAGGGCATGCTGCCCACGGACGAGCTGATGGACCAGGCCGTCGAAATCCCCCTGGGCGGCAGGCAGGTCTGGCGTCCGACGGACGGGGGGCGGCCGCCCAGCGATGAGCCCATGAGTCTGCGCGACGGCCTGGCCTATTCCAAGAACACCATCACCGCCCAGCTCATGCAGCAGGTGGGGCCCGAGCGCGTGGTCCAGCTCGCGCGCGCCATGGGCGTGCGCGAGTCGCGGCTCGAGGCCGTGCCCGCGCTGGCCCTGGGCACCAGCCCCGTCACGCTCAAGGAGATGGTCGCCGCCTACGGCACCATCGCCAGCGGCGGGCTCTACAGGGCGCCGCGCGTGATCACGCGCATCGAGGACAAGCATGGCAAGCTGCTCGCCGAGTTCCCGGGCGCGCCGCCCGAGCGCGCCCTGGGCATCACGGCCGCGCAGGAGCTGCGCGACGCGATGCGCGCCGTCATCGACAAGGGCACGGGCGTGGCCATACGCGGGCGCTACGGCATCACGGCCGATGTGGCGGGCAAGACCGGCACCACGCAGGACAACACAGACGGCTGGTTCATCCTCATGCATCCGCAGCTCGTGGCCGGCGCCTGGGCGGGTTTCAACGACGGGCGCATCACGCTGCGCAGCGACTACTGGGGCCAGGGCGCGCACAGTGCGCTGCCCATGGTGGGCGATGTGTTTCGCCAGGCGCTGCGCGGCAAGATCATCGACGCGCGCGAGCGCTTCATCGACGAGGAGGAAAGCTCCTGGCTCGCCGCGGCCACGGGCACGCTGCGCAACTGGGTCTATGACCTGTTCGGCCGGCCCGCAGGCGGGTCGGTGGGGCAGGGCGACCCGACGGGCGCGGCGCCCACGGCTCCTGCCGTGCCCCCCGTGTCCGCTCCGTCCGGCGAGCCGCCGCGCGCGCCCGACGCGGCCACGCAGCCGCCCCCCGAGGAACGCCCGGAGATCATCGAGGCACCGCTCGTGCCCCTGCAGGAGGTGATGCCGCGCGCGACCACGCCGGCCGAGCCGCCCGTGTGGGTGAACCAGCCCGACGCGCCAGAGCCCGCGCCCGAGCAGCCCGCGACCGTACCGCTCGATGCCGCGGGCGTGCGCATCGAGCCTGTGCAGCGCGCGGTGGCAGAGCCGCGGGCCGGTGTCGCCCTGATGCAGGGGGAGCGCTGA
- a CDS encoding acetyl-CoA C-acetyltransferase, whose protein sequence is MEDIVIVSAVRTPVGKFGGSLAKTPATELGAIVIKEALARAKVGLDQVGEVIMGQVLAAGCGQNPARQALIKAGIAKETPALTINAVCGSGLKAVMLAAQAVATGDSEIVVAGGQENMSLAPHVLNGSREGQRMGDWKMQDTMIVDGLWDVYNQYHMGITAENVAKQYGITREMQDALALASQQKAAAAQDAGRFADEIVGVSLPQKKGDPILFNADEYLNRKTNAEALAGLRPAFDKAGSVTAGNASGINDGAAAVVVMTAKKAAALGLKPLARIAAYGTSGLDPATMGMGPVPASRKALQRAGWNAADVDLFELNEAFAAQACAVNKELGIDPARVNVNGGAIAIGHPIGASGCRVLVTLLHEMQRRDARKGLAALCIGGGMGVSLALER, encoded by the coding sequence ATGGAAGACATCGTCATCGTTTCCGCCGTACGCACGCCCGTGGGCAAGTTCGGCGGCTCGCTCGCCAAGACCCCGGCCACCGAGCTGGGCGCCATCGTCATCAAGGAGGCGCTGGCGCGCGCCAAGGTGGGCCTGGACCAGGTGGGTGAGGTCATCATGGGCCAGGTGCTGGCGGCCGGTTGCGGCCAGAACCCCGCGCGCCAGGCGCTGATCAAGGCCGGCATCGCCAAGGAAACCCCGGCGCTGACCATCAACGCCGTCTGCGGCTCGGGCCTCAAGGCCGTGATGCTGGCCGCGCAGGCCGTGGCCACGGGCGACAGCGAGATCGTCGTCGCCGGCGGCCAGGAGAACATGAGCCTCGCGCCCCATGTGCTCAACGGTTCGCGCGAAGGCCAGCGCATGGGCGACTGGAAGATGCAGGACACCATGATCGTCGACGGCCTGTGGGACGTGTACAACCAGTACCACATGGGCATCACCGCCGAGAACGTGGCCAAGCAGTACGGCATCACGCGCGAGATGCAGGACGCCCTGGCCCTGGCCAGCCAGCAAAAGGCAGCCGCGGCCCAGGACGCCGGTCGCTTCGCCGATGAGATCGTTGGCGTGTCGCTGCCGCAGAAGAAGGGCGACCCCATCCTCTTCAATGCCGACGAATACCTGAACCGCAAGACCAACGCCGAAGCCCTGGCGGGCCTGCGTCCGGCCTTCGACAAGGCCGGCTCCGTGACGGCGGGCAATGCCTCGGGCATCAACGACGGCGCCGCCGCCGTGGTGGTCATGACGGCCAAGAAGGCCGCTGCCCTGGGCCTCAAGCCCCTGGCGCGCATCGCCGCCTATGGCACGAGCGGTCTCGACCCCGCCACCATGGGCATGGGCCCGGTGCCGGCGTCGCGCAAGGCCCTGCAGCGCGCGGGCTGGAATGCCGCCGACGTGGACCTGTTCGAGCTCAACGAGGCGTTTGCCGCCCAGGCCTGCGCCGTGAACAAGGAGCTCGGCATCGACCCTGCGCGCGTGAACGTCAACGGTGGCGCCATCGCCATCGGTCACCCCATTGGCGCGTCGGGTTGTCGCGTGCTGGTGACGCTGCTGCACGAAATG
- a CDS encoding integrase arm-type DNA-binding domain-containing protein: MLTEITCKAATCPEDKPRVRLTDAGGLYLEVTPNGAKRWFWKYRFDAKEKRLSLGSYPAVKLKEARFARDDARKLLSQGNDPVQRRKIDKASARVNSGTTYEKVAREFHAMKVKEWSEAHFTKWIRLQEANLFPWIGPLPIAEITAPLLLETLRRVEARGKNETAHSLRQYAGQVFRYGMATGRCTQDPAHALRGALQAVIVKHMAAVLEPKQAGELLRAIDAYHGHPTTREALILSALLFQRPGNIRQMEWAWVDLEGAMLTIPSKDMKRTKQGKINGRPHLVPLAPQAVACLKRMQVLSGTGRYVFPSLLTGERPMSDNTVNTALRRMGYTNSEMTAHGFRAMARTILGEHLETDPEVIEAQLAHGKSGPLGMAYDRTTYMKQRREMMVQWANYLDELRQGADVVQLRA, encoded by the coding sequence ATGCTGACTGAAATCACCTGCAAAGCTGCGACCTGCCCCGAGGACAAGCCGCGTGTTCGTCTTACTGACGCTGGCGGGCTCTACCTGGAAGTCACGCCCAACGGGGCAAAGCGTTGGTTCTGGAAGTACCGCTTCGACGCGAAGGAAAAGCGCCTGTCCCTGGGCAGCTATCCCGCCGTCAAACTGAAAGAGGCCCGCTTTGCCAGGGATGACGCCCGCAAGCTGCTGTCTCAAGGCAACGACCCGGTACAGCGCCGCAAGATCGACAAGGCCTCCGCCCGCGTTAACTCCGGCACGACCTACGAAAAAGTGGCGCGTGAGTTTCACGCCATGAAGGTCAAGGAGTGGAGCGAAGCGCACTTCACCAAGTGGATAAGGCTGCAAGAAGCAAACCTGTTTCCCTGGATCGGCCCGCTGCCGATTGCCGAGATCACTGCGCCCCTGCTGCTGGAGACACTGCGCCGCGTGGAGGCCAGGGGCAAGAACGAAACGGCCCACTCCCTGCGCCAGTACGCGGGCCAGGTGTTCCGCTACGGCATGGCAACAGGCCGATGCACCCAAGACCCTGCCCACGCTTTGCGGGGTGCCCTGCAAGCTGTGATCGTCAAGCACATGGCCGCTGTATTGGAGCCCAAGCAGGCCGGGGAACTACTACGGGCCATTGACGCCTACCACGGGCACCCAACGACCCGCGAAGCGCTGATTCTGTCCGCCCTGCTCTTTCAGCGCCCCGGCAACATCCGGCAAATGGAATGGGCCTGGGTTGACCTGGAGGGCGCGATGCTGACCATCCCGTCAAAGGATATGAAGCGCACCAAGCAAGGCAAGATCAACGGTAGGCCGCACCTTGTCCCGCTGGCACCGCAGGCCGTGGCCTGCCTCAAGCGCATGCAGGTTCTATCCGGCACTGGCCGCTACGTGTTCCCGTCCTTGCTGACCGGCGAGCGCCCCATGAGCGACAACACGGTGAATACTGCCCTGCGCCGCATGGGCTACACCAACAGCGAAATGACCGCCCACGGGTTCCGTGCGATGGCCCGCACCATCCTGGGCGAGCACTTGGAGACTGATCCCGAGGTGATCGAGGCGCAACTGGCCCACGGCAAAAGCGGGCCGCTGGGCATGGCCTACGACCGCACCACCTACATGAAGCAGCGCCGCGAAATGATGGTGCAGTGGGCCAACTACCTCGACGAGCTGCGCCAGGGCGCGGACGTGGTGCAACTGCGCGCATGA